The following DNA comes from Ignavibacteriales bacterium.
TCCATTTTGTAATGAGAGCCTTGCCCGGACACAATGCGTGGGCCGGCAAGGGGATGACTCAGGAGCAGAACAGTGAGCAGCATTCTCGGCAAGAAGATTGGAATGACAAGTATCTTTGATGACAACGGGCAGATGATTCCCTGCACCATCATCGAGGCCGGTCCGTGCTACGTCACGCAAGTCAGGACGAAGGACAGGGACGGGTATGAAGCTGTCCAGCTCGGCTTTGATGAAATCAAAGAGCGGCTTGTGAACAAGCCGTTGAAAGGGCACTTCAAGAAGAGCGGCGTGAAACCGCTGCGCCTCATCTCGGAGTTCCGCATTTTCAACGGGACGCAGTTTCAGATCGGGCAGGAAGTCCGCGTAGATTCCTTCACGCAGGGCGACGTTGTCGATGTCGTCGGGCGATCGAAGGGACGGGGCTTTCAGGGTGTCGTGAAGCGGCATCACTTCAGCGGCGTCGGTATGACCACGCACGGTCAGTCCGACCGCGTGCGCGCGCCCGGATCCATCGGCGCAAGCTCGTATCCTTCGCGCGTCATGAAGGGACGACGCATGGCAGGCCGGATGGGCGGGGAGCGGGTGACTGTGAAAAACCTCA
Coding sequences within:
- the rplC gene encoding 50S ribosomal protein L3 produces the protein MSSILGKKIGMTSIFDDNGQMIPCTIIEAGPCYVTQVRTKDRDGYEAVQLGFDEIKERLVNKPLKGHFKKSGVKPLRLISEFRIFNGTQFQIGQEVRVDSFTQGDVVDVVGRSKGRGFQGVVKRHHFSGVGMTTHGQSDRVRAPGSIGASSYPSRVMKGRRMAGRMGGERVTVKNLTVLKVIAESNILIVKGSVPGAINSYLEIVKQS